The Streptomyces avermitilis MA-4680 = NBRC 14893 genome contains a region encoding:
- a CDS encoding tellurite resistance TerB family protein, which yields MALWDRIKESASTMQTQLEAKKNDLKSGAFRDASMAMCALVAAADGSVDPSERQRVAQLIATNEVLQNFDADDLRRRFDANLDKLTADFAFGKVSVLQEIAKAKKKPAEARAVIQIGIVIGGADGDFDKTEQAVVREACFALDLPPHEFDL from the coding sequence ATGGCCCTGTGGGACCGCATCAAAGAGTCCGCGTCGACGATGCAGACCCAGCTCGAGGCGAAGAAGAACGACCTGAAGAGCGGCGCCTTCCGCGATGCGAGCATGGCGATGTGCGCACTCGTGGCGGCGGCGGACGGGTCGGTGGACCCGTCCGAGCGGCAGCGTGTGGCCCAGCTGATCGCCACCAACGAGGTGTTGCAGAACTTCGACGCCGACGACCTGCGGCGCCGCTTCGACGCGAACCTGGACAAGCTGACCGCCGACTTCGCCTTCGGCAAGGTCAGCGTGCTCCAGGAGATCGCCAAGGCCAAGAAGAAGCCCGCCGAGGCGCGTGCCGTCATCCAGATCGGCATCGTCATCGGCGGCGCCGACGGCGACTTCGACAAGACCGAGCAGGCCGTCGTACGGGAGGCGTGCTTCGCCCTCGACCTGCCGCCGCACGAGTTCGACCTGTAG
- the zwf gene encoding glucose-6-phosphate dehydrogenase: protein MSKTPSTGTPGTEKPVTGTPATETPVTEAPVTEAPVTEASAVDWANPLRDPRDRRLPRIAGPSGLVIFGVTGDLSRKKLMPAIYDLANRGLLPPGFSLLGFARRDWEDQDFAQVVHDSVREHARTEFREEVWQQLAEGMRFIPGDFDDDMAFKQLRASVDELDASRGTSGNYAFYLSVPPKFFPKVVQQLKKHGLADAPEGSWRRAVIEKPFGHDLASARELNAIVHEVFDPDQVFRIDHYLGKETVQNILALRFANQMYEPVWNRSYVDHVQITMAEDIGIGGRAGYYDGIGSARDVIQNHLLQLMALTAMEEPAAFDAESLLAEKLKVLKSVKLPGNLGEHTVRGQYTASWQGGERVRGYLQEDGIDPRSTTDTYAAVKLEVDNRRWAGVPFYLRTGKRLGRRVTEIAVVFQRAPHSPFDSTATEELGANAIVVRVQPDEGMTVRFGSKVPGTSMEIRDVSMDFAYGESFTESSPEAYERLILDVLLGDANLFPRHQEVEESWKILDPIEGYWDTHGKPAQYPSGSWGPEEADEMLARDGRSWRRP, encoded by the coding sequence ATGAGCAAGACTCCTTCGACCGGGACGCCGGGCACCGAGAAGCCTGTCACCGGGACGCCGGCCACCGAGACGCCTGTCACGGAGGCTCCGGTCACCGAGGCTCCGGTCACCGAGGCGTCGGCCGTCGACTGGGCCAACCCCCTGCGCGACCCCCGGGACCGCCGTCTCCCCCGTATCGCGGGCCCCTCGGGCCTCGTCATCTTCGGGGTCACCGGCGACCTGTCCCGCAAGAAGCTGATGCCGGCCATCTACGACCTGGCCAACCGCGGTCTGCTCCCGCCGGGCTTCTCGCTCCTCGGGTTCGCCCGCCGGGACTGGGAGGACCAGGACTTCGCGCAGGTGGTGCACGACTCGGTGCGCGAGCACGCCCGCACGGAGTTCCGCGAGGAGGTCTGGCAGCAGCTCGCCGAGGGCATGCGGTTCATCCCGGGCGACTTCGACGACGACATGGCGTTCAAGCAACTGCGCGCGTCCGTCGACGAGCTGGACGCCTCCCGCGGCACCAGCGGCAACTACGCCTTCTATCTCTCGGTACCGCCGAAGTTCTTCCCGAAGGTCGTCCAGCAGCTCAAGAAGCACGGGCTCGCGGACGCGCCGGAGGGCTCCTGGCGGCGTGCGGTCATCGAGAAGCCGTTCGGCCACGACCTGGCCAGCGCGCGTGAGCTGAACGCGATCGTGCACGAGGTGTTCGACCCGGACCAGGTGTTCCGCATCGACCACTACCTGGGTAAGGAGACCGTCCAGAACATCCTGGCGCTCCGCTTCGCCAACCAGATGTACGAGCCGGTCTGGAACCGGTCGTACGTCGACCACGTACAGATCACCATGGCCGAGGACATCGGCATCGGCGGCCGTGCGGGGTACTACGACGGCATCGGTTCGGCCCGTGACGTCATCCAGAACCACCTCCTCCAGCTGATGGCGCTGACCGCCATGGAGGAGCCGGCCGCCTTCGACGCCGAGTCGCTGCTCGCCGAGAAGCTGAAGGTCCTCAAGTCCGTGAAGCTGCCGGGGAACCTGGGCGAGCACACCGTGCGCGGTCAGTACACGGCGAGCTGGCAGGGCGGCGAGCGGGTGCGCGGCTACCTCCAGGAGGACGGCATCGACCCCAGGTCGACGACGGACACCTACGCGGCCGTGAAGCTGGAGGTCGACAACCGCCGCTGGGCGGGCGTCCCCTTCTATCTGCGCACCGGCAAGCGTCTGGGCCGCCGGGTGACCGAGATCGCGGTGGTCTTCCAGCGCGCGCCCCACTCCCCCTTCGACTCGACCGCCACCGAGGAGTTGGGCGCCAACGCGATCGTCGTCCGTGTCCAGCCCGACGAGGGCATGACCGTGCGCTTCGGTTCGAAGGTGCCGGGTACGTCGATGGAGATCCGGGACGTCTCGATGGACTTCGCGTACGGCGAGTCGTTCACCGAGTCCAGCCCGGAGGCGTACGAACGGCTGATCCTGGATGTCCTGCTCGGCGACGCCAATCTCTTCCCCCGCCATCAGGAGGTGGAAGAGTCCTGGAAGATCCTCGACCCGATCGAGGGGTACTGGGACACGCACGGCAAGCCCGCGCAGTACCCCTCGGGATCCTGGGGTCCCGAGGAAGCCGACGAGATGCTCGCACGAGACGGACGGAGCTGGCGCAGGCCATGA
- the pgi gene encoding glucose-6-phosphate isomerase, protein MSDSPRLTRRPEWTELEDHRAGPLLHPALRELFAADPERAERYVVRAGDLRLDYSKHLITDETLALLQELATATDVFGLRDAMFRGEKINVTENRAVLHTALRAPRDAVIEVDGENVVPAVHAVLDRMADFADRVRSGEWTGHTGSRIRTVVNIGIGGSDLGPAMAYEALRAFTDRSLTVRFVSNVDGADLHEAVRDLDPAETLFVIASKTFTTIETITNATSARSWLLAGLDGDEKAVAKHFVALSTNAGKVSDFGIDTANMFEFWDWVGGRYSFDSAIGLSLMIAIGPERFRELLDGFRIVDEHFRTAPAEANAPLLLGLLGVWYGSFFGAQSHAVLPYSHYLSKFTAYLQQLDMESNGKSVDRDGHPVEWQTGPVVWGTPGTNGQHAYYQLLHQGTKVIPADLIGFINPVDGLSDELAAQHDLLMANLFAQGQALAFGKTGDEVRAEGVPEEQVPHRTFRGNHPTTTILAAELTPSVLGQLIALYEHKVFVQGAIWNIDSFDQWGVELGKVLAKRVEPALTEGADVPGLDPSTAALVAAYRTHRKK, encoded by the coding sequence ATGTCTGACAGCCCCAGGCTCACCCGTCGCCCCGAGTGGACGGAACTGGAGGACCATCGCGCGGGTCCGCTGCTCCACCCGGCGCTGCGTGAGCTGTTCGCGGCGGACCCCGAGCGGGCCGAGCGCTATGTCGTGCGGGCCGGCGATCTGCGCCTCGACTACTCCAAGCACCTCATCACGGACGAGACCCTCGCCCTGCTCCAGGAACTCGCCACCGCCACCGACGTGTTCGGGCTGCGGGACGCCATGTTCCGGGGCGAGAAGATCAACGTCACCGAGAACCGCGCCGTCCTGCACACCGCGCTGCGCGCCCCGCGCGACGCCGTGATCGAGGTCGACGGCGAGAACGTCGTCCCGGCCGTGCACGCCGTGCTCGACAGGATGGCCGACTTCGCCGACCGGGTCCGCTCGGGCGAGTGGACCGGGCACACCGGCAGCCGCATCCGCACGGTCGTCAACATCGGTATCGGCGGCTCGGACCTGGGCCCCGCGATGGCGTACGAGGCGCTGCGGGCCTTCACCGACCGCTCGCTGACCGTGCGGTTCGTGTCGAACGTGGACGGCGCCGATCTGCACGAAGCCGTACGGGACCTGGACCCGGCGGAAACCCTGTTCGTCATCGCGTCCAAGACCTTCACGACCATCGAGACGATCACGAACGCCACCTCGGCGCGGTCCTGGCTCCTCGCCGGGCTCGACGGGGACGAGAAGGCGGTCGCCAAGCACTTCGTGGCGCTGTCGACGAACGCCGGGAAGGTGTCGGACTTCGGCATCGACACGGCGAACATGTTCGAGTTCTGGGACTGGGTCGGCGGCCGCTACTCGTTCGACTCCGCGATCGGTCTGTCGCTGATGATCGCGATCGGGCCGGAGCGGTTCCGCGAGCTGCTCGACGGGTTCAGGATCGTCGACGAACACTTCCGCACCGCGCCCGCGGAGGCCAACGCGCCTTTGCTGCTCGGCCTGCTGGGTGTCTGGTACGGCTCGTTCTTCGGTGCCCAGTCGCACGCCGTGCTGCCGTACTCGCACTATCTGTCCAAGTTCACCGCCTACTTGCAGCAGCTGGACATGGAGTCCAACGGCAAGTCCGTGGACCGGGACGGCCATCCCGTGGAGTGGCAGACCGGCCCGGTGGTGTGGGGTACGCCCGGCACCAACGGACAGCACGCGTACTACCAGTTGCTCCACCAGGGCACCAAGGTCATCCCGGCCGACCTGATCGGGTTCATCAACCCGGTCGACGGGCTGAGCGACGAACTGGCGGCCCAGCACGACCTGTTGATGGCCAACCTCTTCGCCCAGGGCCAGGCCCTCGCCTTCGGCAAGACCGGCGACGAGGTACGCGCCGAGGGAGTGCCGGAGGAGCAGGTGCCGCACCGCACCTTCCGCGGCAACCACCCCACCACCACGATCCTGGCCGCCGAGCTGACCCCGTCGGTCCTCGGCCAGCTCATCGCCCTCTACGAGCACAAGGTGTTCGTCCAGGGCGCGATCTGGAACATCGACTCCTTCGACCAGTGGGGCGTCGAACTCGGCAAGGTCCTCGCCAAACGCGTCGAGCCCGCCCTCACCGAAGGCGCGGACGTACCCGGCCTCGACCCCTCCACCGCCGCCCTCGTGGCCGCGTACCGCACTCACCGGAAGAAGTGA
- the tkt gene encoding transketolase — translation MSTHTHDSFEWTDLDRRAVDTARLLAADAVQKVGNGHPGTAMSLAPAAYTIFQKVMRHDPADPEWTGRDRFVLSPGHTSLTLYTQLFLAGYELELDDLKAFRTHGSKTPGHPEYGHTAGVETTTGPLGQGAANAVGMAMAARYERGLFDPHAPEGESPFDHTIWAIVSDGDLEEGISAEASSLAGHQKLGNLVFLYDDNHISIEGDTATAFSEDVPKRYEAYGWHVQRIEPSADGDIDVHALHAALKAAQAETERPSFIAMRTIIAWPAPNAQNTEASHGSALGAEEIAATKRVLGSDPEQTFEVADEVLAHARRALDRGAEEHAAWDKRIAEWRTAQPERAKLFDRIVAGQLPEGWEQSLPVFEAGTSVATRAASGKVLQALGAVIPELWGGSADLAGSNNTTIDKTSSFLPKGNPLPEADPYGRTVHFGIREHSMAAEMNGIALHGNTRIYGGTFLVFSDYMRNAVRLSALMQLPVTYVWTHDSIGLGEDGPTHQPVEHLASLRAIPGLNIVRPADANETAIAWREILERHATHPAPHGLALTRQGVPTYEANEDAAKGGYVLQEASTGTPDVVLIATGSEVQLAVAARERLEAEGVGTRVVSMPSVEWFEEQSPEYRASVLPPSVKARVAVEAGIGLTWHRYVGDAGRIVSLEHFGASADAETLFAEFGFTAENVAAAARESITAARG, via the coding sequence ATGAGCACGCACACCCACGACAGCTTCGAGTGGACCGACCTCGACCGGCGTGCCGTCGACACGGCCCGCCTGCTGGCCGCCGATGCCGTGCAGAAGGTGGGCAACGGCCACCCCGGCACCGCGATGAGCCTGGCACCGGCCGCGTACACGATCTTTCAAAAGGTGATGCGACACGACCCCGCCGATCCCGAGTGGACCGGCCGTGACCGTTTCGTCCTCTCCCCCGGCCACACCTCACTGACTCTCTACACCCAGCTCTTCCTCGCCGGATACGAGCTGGAGCTCGACGACCTGAAGGCGTTCCGTACGCACGGCTCGAAGACACCCGGCCACCCCGAGTACGGGCACACGGCCGGCGTCGAGACCACCACGGGCCCGCTGGGCCAGGGCGCCGCCAACGCGGTGGGCATGGCGATGGCCGCCCGCTACGAGCGCGGTCTGTTCGACCCCCACGCGCCCGAGGGCGAGTCCCCCTTCGACCACACCATCTGGGCGATCGTCTCGGACGGCGACCTGGAGGAGGGCATCTCCGCCGAGGCGTCCTCCCTCGCCGGTCACCAGAAGCTGGGCAACCTGGTCTTCCTCTACGACGACAACCACATCTCCATCGAGGGCGACACCGCCACCGCCTTCTCCGAGGACGTACCGAAGCGGTACGAGGCGTACGGCTGGCACGTCCAGCGCATCGAGCCCTCCGCCGACGGCGACATCGACGTCCACGCGCTGCACGCGGCGCTCAAGGCGGCGCAGGCCGAGACCGAGCGCCCCTCGTTCATCGCGATGCGCACGATCATCGCCTGGCCCGCCCCGAACGCGCAGAACACCGAGGCCTCGCACGGCTCGGCGCTCGGCGCCGAGGAGATCGCGGCCACCAAGCGCGTCCTCGGCTCCGACCCCGAGCAGACCTTCGAGGTCGCGGACGAGGTGCTCGCCCACGCCCGCCGCGCCCTGGACCGCGGCGCCGAGGAGCACGCCGCCTGGGACAAGCGGATCGCCGAGTGGCGCACCGCCCAGCCCGAGCGCGCGAAGCTCTTCGACCGGATCGTCGCCGGTCAGCTCCCCGAGGGCTGGGAGCAGTCCCTCCCCGTCTTCGAAGCGGGCACGTCCGTCGCGACGCGTGCCGCGTCCGGCAAGGTCCTCCAGGCACTCGGCGCGGTCATCCCCGAGCTGTGGGGCGGCTCCGCCGACCTCGCGGGCTCGAACAACACCACGATCGACAAGACCAGCTCGTTCCTGCCGAAGGGCAACCCGCTGCCCGAGGCCGACCCGTACGGCCGCACCGTCCACTTCGGCATCCGCGAGCACTCCATGGCCGCGGAGATGAACGGCATCGCGCTGCACGGCAACACCCGTATCTACGGCGGCACCTTCCTGGTGTTCTCCGACTACATGCGCAACGCCGTCCGCCTCTCCGCGCTGATGCAGCTGCCGGTGACGTACGTGTGGACCCACGACTCCATCGGCCTCGGCGAGGACGGCCCCACCCACCAGCCCGTCGAGCACCTCGCCTCGCTGCGCGCCATCCCCGGCCTGAACATCGTCCGCCCGGCCGACGCCAACGAGACGGCGATCGCCTGGCGCGAGATCCTCGAGCGGCACGCCACCCACCCGGCCCCGCACGGCCTTGCGCTGACCCGCCAGGGCGTACCGACGTACGAGGCCAACGAGGACGCGGCGAAGGGCGGTTACGTCCTCCAGGAGGCGTCCACCGGAACCCCGGACGTGGTCCTCATCGCCACCGGCTCCGAGGTGCAGCTCGCCGTCGCGGCGCGCGAGCGGCTGGAGGCCGAGGGCGTCGGCACACGCGTGGTCTCGATGCCGTCCGTGGAGTGGTTCGAGGAGCAGTCGCCGGAGTACCGCGCGAGCGTCCTTCCGCCGTCCGTGAAGGCCCGCGTCGCGGTCGAGGCCGGTATCGGTCTGACCTGGCACCGGTACGTCGGAGACGCCGGACGCATCGTTTCGCTGGAGCACTTCGGCGCCTCCGCCGACGCCGAGACCCTGTTCGCCGAGTTCGGCTTCACCGCCGAGAACGTCGCCGCCGCGGCCCGGGAATCCATCACCGCCGCGCGTGGTTGA
- the tal gene encoding transaldolase: MITVSNTVENLERLSDEGVSIWLDDLSRKRITSGNLAELIAHKHVVGVTTNPSIFQAAIGSGEGYEEQLADLAVRGVTVDEAVRMMTTADVRAAADILRPVYDATGGRDGRVSIEVDPRLAHDTEATIAEAKQLAWLVDRPNVMIKIPATKAGLPAITEVIGLGISVNVTLIFSLERYREVMDAYLAGLERAQAAGIDLAGIHSVASFFVSRVDSEIDKRLAKAGTDDAQALKGKAALANARLAYEAYEEVFAGERWTALAPAGAHKQRPLWASTGVKDPAYKDTLYVDELVAPGTVNTMPEGTLNATADHGDIHGDTVTGGYAQARADLAAVERLGISYDEVVKQLEDEAVAKFEVAWGDLLEAVATSLRGKGADGE; encoded by the coding sequence ATGATCACTGTGAGCAACACCGTCGAAAACCTCGAGCGCCTCTCCGACGAAGGCGTCTCCATCTGGCTGGACGATCTGTCGCGCAAGCGGATCACGTCCGGCAACCTCGCCGAACTCATCGCGCACAAGCACGTGGTGGGCGTCACCACCAACCCGTCCATCTTCCAGGCCGCCATCGGCTCCGGAGAGGGATACGAGGAGCAGCTGGCCGATCTGGCCGTGCGTGGCGTCACGGTCGACGAGGCCGTGCGCATGATGACGACCGCCGACGTGCGCGCCGCCGCCGACATCCTGCGGCCCGTGTACGACGCGACCGGCGGCCGTGACGGCCGGGTCTCCATCGAGGTCGACCCGCGCCTCGCCCACGACACCGAGGCGACGATCGCCGAAGCCAAGCAGCTCGCCTGGCTGGTGGACCGCCCCAACGTGATGATCAAGATTCCGGCGACCAAGGCCGGTCTCCCCGCGATCACCGAGGTCATCGGCCTCGGCATCAGCGTCAACGTCACGCTGATCTTCTCGCTCGAGCGCTACCGCGAGGTGATGGACGCCTACCTCGCCGGTCTGGAGCGGGCGCAGGCCGCGGGCATCGACCTGGCCGGCATCCACTCCGTCGCCTCCTTCTTCGTCTCCCGCGTCGACAGCGAGATCGACAAGCGCCTGGCGAAGGCCGGCACGGACGACGCGCAGGCCCTCAAGGGCAAGGCGGCGCTCGCCAACGCCCGGCTCGCGTACGAGGCGTACGAAGAGGTCTTCGCCGGGGAGCGCTGGACCGCGCTCGCCCCGGCCGGCGCGCACAAGCAGCGTCCGCTGTGGGCCTCGACGGGCGTGAAGGACCCGGCGTACAAGGACACCCTGTACGTCGACGAGCTGGTCGCTCCCGGCACGGTCAACACCATGCCGGAGGGGACCTTGAACGCCACCGCCGACCACGGCGACATCCACGGCGACACGGTGACCGGCGGCTATGCCCAGGCCCGCGCCGACCTGGCCGCCGTGGAGCGGCTGGGGATCTCGTACGACGAGGTCGTGAAGCAGCTGGAGGACGAGGCCGTCGCCAAGTTCGAGGTGGCGTGGGGCGACCTGCTGGAGGCCGTCGCGACCTCGCTGCGCGGCAAGGGAGCTGACGGCGAATGA
- a CDS encoding histidine phosphatase family protein has translation MGDLILVRHGETEWSLSGRHTSRTDLPLTHHGEEQAKSLAPFFAGRSFARVLTSPLDRAVRTAELAGLTGAVTDPDLHEWDYGGYEGITTVEIHRTRPDWDLWTDGVPSASDGSRGESPQEVGERADRVLSRVDAALRGDGEDVVLVAHAHFLRVVTARRLGLPPEQGRLFRLATGTVSRLSTEHGRPVIATWNESGTSHGHH, from the coding sequence ATGGGCGACCTCATACTGGTCCGCCACGGCGAGACCGAGTGGAGCCTGTCGGGCCGGCACACCAGCCGGACCGACCTGCCCCTCACCCACCACGGTGAGGAGCAGGCCAAGTCCCTGGCGCCCTTCTTCGCCGGGCGCTCGTTCGCCCGCGTCCTCACCAGCCCCCTCGACCGCGCGGTGCGCACGGCGGAGCTGGCCGGGCTGACCGGGGCCGTGACCGACCCCGACCTGCACGAGTGGGACTACGGCGGGTACGAGGGCATCACGACCGTCGAGATCCACCGCACCCGGCCCGACTGGGACCTGTGGACCGACGGCGTGCCGTCGGCCTCGGACGGGTCCCGCGGTGAGTCGCCGCAGGAGGTGGGAGAGCGCGCCGACCGTGTGCTGTCCCGGGTGGACGCGGCGCTCCGGGGTGACGGAGAAGACGTGGTCCTGGTGGCCCACGCCCACTTCCTGCGGGTCGTGACCGCGCGCCGCCTGGGCCTGCCTCCCGAGCAAGGGCGGCTCTTCCGGCTCGCCACCGGCACGGTCAGCCGGCTGTCCACCGAACACGGACGTCCGGTGATCGCGACGTGGAACGAGTCGGGAACTTCCCACGGGCACCACTAG
- the opcA gene encoding glucose-6-phosphate dehydrogenase assembly protein OpcA, whose product MKIDLTDTTASKINKALVQGRHAIGTPAVGMVLTMVIVTDEENAYDALKAAEEASREHPSRTLVVIKRVARTPRDRTQSRLDAEVRVGSDAGTGETVILRTYGEVSDHADSVVLPLLLPDAPVVVWWPVDAPDIPSKDPLGALAQRRITDMYAVEAPLAALEARVSSYAPGDTDLAWTRLTPWRSMLAAALDQARTPVISAAVESEAENPSAELLARWLGARLHVPVERVVTAGPVVTAVRLGTEKGEILIDRPEGPLATLSLPGQPARTLALKVRSTSELIAEELRRLDADEMYAIALRGEAAEENTSHV is encoded by the coding sequence ATGAAGATCGACCTGACCGACACCACGGCAAGCAAGATCAACAAGGCGCTCGTGCAGGGACGCCATGCCATCGGCACTCCCGCCGTGGGCATGGTCCTGACGATGGTCATCGTGACCGACGAGGAGAACGCCTACGACGCGCTCAAGGCGGCCGAGGAGGCCTCGCGCGAGCACCCGTCGCGCACCCTGGTCGTCATCAAGCGCGTCGCCCGCACCCCGCGCGACCGCACGCAGTCCCGCCTGGACGCGGAGGTGCGGGTCGGCTCGGACGCGGGTACCGGGGAGACGGTGATCCTGCGGACGTACGGCGAGGTCTCCGACCACGCCGACTCGGTGGTCCTGCCGCTGCTGCTGCCGGACGCCCCGGTCGTCGTCTGGTGGCCGGTGGACGCGCCCGACATCCCGTCGAAGGACCCGCTGGGCGCCCTCGCGCAGCGCCGGATCACCGACATGTACGCGGTGGAGGCACCGCTCGCCGCGTTGGAGGCCCGGGTCTCCTCGTACGCGCCGGGCGACACCGACCTGGCCTGGACCCGGCTCACCCCGTGGCGTTCGATGCTGGCCGCGGCCCTCGACCAGGCCCGTACGCCGGTGATCTCGGCCGCCGTCGAGAGCGAGGCGGAGAACCCGAGCGCCGAACTGCTGGCCCGCTGGCTGGGCGCCCGTCTGCATGTGCCGGTGGAGCGGGTCGTCACCGCGGGCCCCGTGGTGACGGCCGTACGGCTCGGCACCGAGAAGGGCGAGATCCTCATCGACCGCCCCGAGGGCCCGCTGGCCACGCTGTCCCTGCCGGGCCAGCCCGCGCGCACCCTCGCGCTGAAGGTCCGCAGCACCTCCGAACTGATCGCCGAGGAGCTGCGACGCCTCGACGCGGACGAGATGTACGCCATCGCCCTGCGCGGCGAGGCGGCCGAGGAGAACACCAGTCATGTCTGA
- the gnd gene encoding phosphogluconate dehydrogenase (NAD(+)-dependent, decarboxylating): MQLGLIGLGKMGGNMRERIRRAGHTVVGYDRNPEVSDVSSLTELVSALEGPRVVWVMVPAGAPTQSVVDELGDLLSPGDTVVDGGNSRWTDDEKHAEELAAKGIGFVDAGVSGGVWGLQNGYALMVGGDAEHIARVQPIFDALKPEGDFGFVHAGKVGAGHFSKMVHNGIEYAMMQAYAEGWELLEKVDSVTDVRAVFRSWQEGTVIRSWLLDLAVNALDEDEHLEKLRGYAEDSGEGRWTVEAAIHNAVPLPAITASLFARFASRQDDSPQMKMVAALRNQFGGHAVESAE, translated from the coding sequence ATGCAGCTCGGACTGATCGGTCTCGGCAAAATGGGCGGCAACATGCGCGAGCGGATCCGCCGCGCGGGCCACACGGTCGTCGGCTACGACCGCAACCCCGAGGTCTCGGACGTCAGTAGCCTCACCGAACTCGTGAGCGCCCTCGAAGGCCCGCGCGTGGTCTGGGTGATGGTCCCCGCGGGCGCCCCGACCCAGTCCGTCGTCGACGAGCTCGGCGACCTGCTCTCCCCCGGCGACACCGTCGTCGACGGCGGCAACTCCCGCTGGACGGACGACGAGAAGCACGCCGAGGAGCTGGCCGCCAAGGGCATCGGCTTCGTCGACGCGGGCGTCTCGGGTGGTGTGTGGGGTCTCCAGAACGGCTATGCGCTGATGGTGGGCGGCGACGCGGAGCACATCGCTCGCGTCCAGCCGATCTTCGACGCGCTCAAGCCGGAGGGCGACTTCGGGTTCGTCCACGCGGGCAAGGTCGGCGCGGGCCACTTCTCGAAGATGGTCCACAACGGCATCGAGTACGCCATGATGCAGGCGTACGCCGAGGGCTGGGAGCTCCTCGAGAAGGTCGACTCCGTGACCGATGTGCGCGCGGTCTTCCGCTCCTGGCAGGAGGGCACCGTCATCCGCTCCTGGCTGCTCGACCTCGCGGTCAACGCCCTGGACGAGGACGAGCACCTGGAGAAGCTGCGCGGCTACGCCGAGGACTCCGGCGAGGGCCGGTGGACCGTCGAGGCGGCCATCCACAACGCCGTGCCGCTGCCCGCGATCACCGCCTCCCTCTTCGCGCGGTTCGCCTCCCGCCAGGACGACTCGCCGCAGATGAAGATGGTCGCGGCGCTGCGCAACCAGTTCGGCGGCCACGCCGTCGAGTCAGCGGAGTAG
- a CDS encoding helix-turn-helix domain-containing protein — protein sequence MADRTTRAAHEGDGIRTFPFPVDLSVFGVGMQVGPMGADRIWHADAPLDRVHRIDFHVVMVFHDGPVRHMIDFAEYEASAGDVLWIRPGQVHRFSRTDEYRGTVLTMQPGFLPRATVEATGLYRYDLPPLLHPDPDRLAALEHSLAQLEREYVDTTTLPLSLHTSVLRHTLTAFLFRLAHLAVSSAQAGREQTDTTFTRFRDAVEKGFATNHSVSAYADTLGYSRRTLVRAVRAATGQTPKGFIDKRVTLEAKRLLAHTDLPIGRVGAAVGFPDSANFSKFFHQHTDTTPAAFRAELR from the coding sequence ATGGCAGACAGAACCACCCGAGCCGCCCATGAAGGTGACGGGATCAGAACCTTCCCCTTCCCCGTCGACCTGAGCGTCTTCGGCGTCGGCATGCAGGTCGGCCCGATGGGCGCCGACCGGATCTGGCATGCGGACGCCCCCCTGGACCGCGTGCACCGGATCGACTTCCACGTCGTGATGGTGTTCCACGACGGCCCGGTCCGGCACATGATCGACTTCGCCGAGTACGAGGCCTCCGCCGGTGACGTGCTGTGGATCCGCCCCGGACAGGTGCACCGCTTCTCCCGGACCGACGAGTACCGCGGGACCGTCCTGACCATGCAGCCCGGTTTCCTGCCCCGGGCCACGGTCGAGGCGACCGGCCTCTACCGCTACGACCTGCCGCCGCTGCTGCACCCCGACCCGGACCGGCTCGCCGCTCTCGAACACTCCCTCGCCCAACTGGAGCGCGAGTACGTCGACACGACGACGCTGCCGCTGAGCCTGCACACCTCGGTGCTGCGGCACACGCTCACCGCGTTCCTGTTCCGCCTGGCCCATCTCGCGGTCAGCTCGGCGCAGGCCGGCCGCGAGCAGACGGACACCACCTTCACCCGCTTCAGGGACGCGGTGGAGAAGGGCTTCGCGACCAACCACAGCGTCAGCGCGTACGCCGACACCCTCGGCTACTCCCGCCGCACCCTGGTCCGCGCGGTCCGCGCCGCCACCGGCCAGACCCCCAAGGGGTTCATCGACAAGCGGGTGACCCTGGAGGCCAAGCGCCTGCTCGCGCACACGGACCTGCCGATCGGCCGGGTCGGAGCCGCGGTGGGTTTCCCCGACTCGGCCAACTTCTCCAAGTTCTTCCACCAGCACACGGACACCACTCCGGCGGCGTTCCGGGCGGAGCTGCGCTGA